Genomic segment of Candidatus Deferrimicrobiaceae bacterium:
GGGAGATCCCGGAAGGGGAGTACGGTGCGGGAGCCGTCTCGGTCTGGGACGGCGGAACCTACGATCTTCTCTCCGAGCATGACCGGAGGCTGAAGATCGAGTTCCATGGGAAGCGGCTCCGGGGCGAATACGTGCTCGTCCCGCTCGAGGGGAAGAACTGGCTGCTCTTCAAGACGCAGAAGAAAGGACGGTAAGG
This window contains:
- a CDS encoding DNA polymerase ligase N-terminal domain-containing protein, with amino-acid sequence MSPRFVVHRHEATRLHWDLRLERDGVLKSWAVPKEPPVSPGRKRLAVEVEDHEIAYIDFEGEIPEGEYGAGAVSVWDGGTYDLLSEHDRRLKIEFHGKRLRGEYVLVPLEGKNWLLFKTQKKGR